One genomic window of Medicago truncatula cultivar Jemalong A17 chromosome 1, MtrunA17r5.0-ANR, whole genome shotgun sequence includes the following:
- the LOC11409180 gene encoding beta-fructofuranosidase, insoluble isoenzyme CWINV3 isoform X2 yields MNDPNAPMYYKGVYHLFYQHNPLAATFGDIIVWAHSVSYDLINWIHLNIALEPSGPYDINSCWSGSATILPGEKPAILYTGIDHYKNEVQNLAIPKNLTDAFLREWEKHPQNPVMTPPTGVEEDNFRDPSTAWHGKDGKWRVIVGAQNGDEGKTILYQSEDFVNWTVNPNPFFATDNTGVCECPDFFPVYINSTNGVDTSVDNSSVRHVLKISYLRKQHDYYFLGKYVSDKENFVPDVEFTGTSKDLRFDYGKFYASKSFFDYAKNRRILWGWVNESDSTQDDIEKGWAGLQTIPRKVWLDKSGKRLMQWPIEEIENLRHKQISITGEKLEGGSTLEISGINVSQVDVEVLFELPELESGDWLEDPSEVDPQLLCSKQHASRSGKIGPFGLLALASKDLTEETAVSFQIFRASNRYLCLMCSDQSRSSLRNDLDKTTYGTIFDIDPNLKTISLRTLIDKSIIESFGDGGKAVITSRVYPLLAIEKDAHLYVFNNGSQSVVISKLNAWSMKQAEIGHEGNINCA; encoded by the exons ATGAACG ATCCAAATG CCCCTATGTACTACAAAGGTGTATACCACCTTTTCTACCAACATAATCCACTTGCAGCAACATTTGGTGATATAATTGTATGGGCTCATTCTGTATCCTATGATCTCATTAATTGGATTCATCTCAACATTGCTCTTGAACCAAGTGGACCTTATGACATCAATAGTTGTTGGTCAGGTTCAGCAACTATACTCCCAGGTGAAAAACCTGCTATTTTGTACACAGGAATTGATCACTATAAGAATGAAGTTCAGAACTTAGCTATACCAAAGAATCTAACAGACGCTTTCTTAAGGGAATGGGAAAAACACCCTCAAAATCCTGTGATGACTCCACCTACTGGAGTTGAAGAGGATAACTTTAGAGACCCTTCAACTGCATGGCATGGAAAAGATGGAAAATGGAGGGTAATTGTCGGTGCTCAAAATGGTGATGAAGGGAAAACCATTCTTTACCAAAGTGAGGATTTCGTTAATTGGACAGTGAATCCAAATCCATTTTTTGCAACAGATAATACTGGAGTTTGTGAATGTCCAGACTTTTTTCCTGTGTATATCAATAGTACAAATGGGGTGGATACATCTGTGGATAATTCAAGTGTTAGGCATGTTTTGAAGATAAGCTATCTAAGAAAACAGCATGACTACTATTTTCTTGGTAAATATGTTTCTGATAAGGAAAACTTTGTTCCTGATGTAGAGTTTACAGGAACTAGTAAAGATTTAAGATTTGACTATGGTAAATTTTATGCTTCAAAGTCATTTTTTGATTATGCTAAGAATAGAAGAATATTGTGGGGATGGGTGAATGAGTCTGACTCTACACAAGATGATATAGAGAAAGGATGGGCAGGTTTGCAG ACAATTCCAAGGAAAGTTTGGCTAGATAAAAGTGGGAAGAGATTGATGCAATGGCCAATTGAAGAAATAGAAAATCTAAGACACAAACAAATCAGTATTACAGGAGAGAAACTTGAGGGTGGATCAACTCTTGAAATCTCAGGAATCAATGTGTCACAG GTTGATGTAGAAGTGTTGTTTGAGCTACCTGAGCTAGAAAGTGGTGACTGGTTAGAAGATCCTAGTGAAGTTGATCCTCAACTACTATGTAGCAAACAACATGCATCAAGAAGTGGCAAAATAGGACCGTTTGGTTTGTTAGCTTTAGCTTCAAAGGATTTGACAGAGGAAACAGCAGTGTCTTTCCAAATATTTAGAGCGTCAAATAGATATTTATGTCTGATGTGCAGTGACCAGAGCAG GTCTTCATTGCGAAATGACCTTGATAAAACCACATATGGAACAATCTTCGACATAGATCCTAATCTCAAAACGATTTCACTTAGAACCTTG ATTGACAAGTCCATCATTGAGAGTTTTGGAGATGGAGGGAAAGCTGTGATAACAAGTAGAGTTTATCCCTTATTGGCTATAGAAAAAGATGCACATCTTTATGTATTCAACAATGGAAGTCAGAGTGTGGTTATCTCAAAACTGAATGCTTGGAGCATGAAGCAGGCAGAGATAGGCCATGAGGGAAATATAAATTGTGCTTAA
- the LOC11409180 gene encoding beta-fructofuranosidase, insoluble isoenzyme CWINV6 isoform X1 has protein sequence MKNFAVQLLLLLISFLLNSRNGIEASTCSNSIDPIKYRIPKEQPYRTSYHFQPPQNWMNDPNAPMYYKGVYHLFYQHNPLAATFGDIIVWAHSVSYDLINWIHLNIALEPSGPYDINSCWSGSATILPGEKPAILYTGIDHYKNEVQNLAIPKNLTDAFLREWEKHPQNPVMTPPTGVEEDNFRDPSTAWHGKDGKWRVIVGAQNGDEGKTILYQSEDFVNWTVNPNPFFATDNTGVCECPDFFPVYINSTNGVDTSVDNSSVRHVLKISYLRKQHDYYFLGKYVSDKENFVPDVEFTGTSKDLRFDYGKFYASKSFFDYAKNRRILWGWVNESDSTQDDIEKGWAGLQTIPRKVWLDKSGKRLMQWPIEEIENLRHKQISITGEKLEGGSTLEISGINVSQVDVEVLFELPELESGDWLEDPSEVDPQLLCSKQHASRSGKIGPFGLLALASKDLTEETAVSFQIFRASNRYLCLMCSDQSRSSLRNDLDKTTYGTIFDIDPNLKTISLRTLIDKSIIESFGDGGKAVITSRVYPLLAIEKDAHLYVFNNGSQSVVISKLNAWSMKQAEIGHEGNINCA, from the exons ATGAAAAACTTTGCAGTACAACTATTACTTTtgctaatttcttttttattaaacagTAGAAATGGAATTGAGGCATCAACATGTAGTAACAGTATTGATCCTATCAAGTACAGGATACCTAAAGAGCAACCTTACAGAACTTCTTATCATTTTCAGCCCCCACAAAATTGGATGAACG ATCCAAATG CCCCTATGTACTACAAAGGTGTATACCACCTTTTCTACCAACATAATCCACTTGCAGCAACATTTGGTGATATAATTGTATGGGCTCATTCTGTATCCTATGATCTCATTAATTGGATTCATCTCAACATTGCTCTTGAACCAAGTGGACCTTATGACATCAATAGTTGTTGGTCAGGTTCAGCAACTATACTCCCAGGTGAAAAACCTGCTATTTTGTACACAGGAATTGATCACTATAAGAATGAAGTTCAGAACTTAGCTATACCAAAGAATCTAACAGACGCTTTCTTAAGGGAATGGGAAAAACACCCTCAAAATCCTGTGATGACTCCACCTACTGGAGTTGAAGAGGATAACTTTAGAGACCCTTCAACTGCATGGCATGGAAAAGATGGAAAATGGAGGGTAATTGTCGGTGCTCAAAATGGTGATGAAGGGAAAACCATTCTTTACCAAAGTGAGGATTTCGTTAATTGGACAGTGAATCCAAATCCATTTTTTGCAACAGATAATACTGGAGTTTGTGAATGTCCAGACTTTTTTCCTGTGTATATCAATAGTACAAATGGGGTGGATACATCTGTGGATAATTCAAGTGTTAGGCATGTTTTGAAGATAAGCTATCTAAGAAAACAGCATGACTACTATTTTCTTGGTAAATATGTTTCTGATAAGGAAAACTTTGTTCCTGATGTAGAGTTTACAGGAACTAGTAAAGATTTAAGATTTGACTATGGTAAATTTTATGCTTCAAAGTCATTTTTTGATTATGCTAAGAATAGAAGAATATTGTGGGGATGGGTGAATGAGTCTGACTCTACACAAGATGATATAGAGAAAGGATGGGCAGGTTTGCAG ACAATTCCAAGGAAAGTTTGGCTAGATAAAAGTGGGAAGAGATTGATGCAATGGCCAATTGAAGAAATAGAAAATCTAAGACACAAACAAATCAGTATTACAGGAGAGAAACTTGAGGGTGGATCAACTCTTGAAATCTCAGGAATCAATGTGTCACAG GTTGATGTAGAAGTGTTGTTTGAGCTACCTGAGCTAGAAAGTGGTGACTGGTTAGAAGATCCTAGTGAAGTTGATCCTCAACTACTATGTAGCAAACAACATGCATCAAGAAGTGGCAAAATAGGACCGTTTGGTTTGTTAGCTTTAGCTTCAAAGGATTTGACAGAGGAAACAGCAGTGTCTTTCCAAATATTTAGAGCGTCAAATAGATATTTATGTCTGATGTGCAGTGACCAGAGCAG GTCTTCATTGCGAAATGACCTTGATAAAACCACATATGGAACAATCTTCGACATAGATCCTAATCTCAAAACGATTTCACTTAGAACCTTG ATTGACAAGTCCATCATTGAGAGTTTTGGAGATGGAGGGAAAGCTGTGATAACAAGTAGAGTTTATCCCTTATTGGCTATAGAAAAAGATGCACATCTTTATGTATTCAACAATGGAAGTCAGAGTGTGGTTATCTCAAAACTGAATGCTTGGAGCATGAAGCAGGCAGAGATAGGCCATGAGGGAAATATAAATTGTGCTTAA
- the LOC11409180 gene encoding beta-fructofuranosidase, insoluble isoenzyme CWINV3 isoform X3, translated as MYYKGVYHLFYQHNPLAATFGDIIVWAHSVSYDLINWIHLNIALEPSGPYDINSCWSGSATILPGEKPAILYTGIDHYKNEVQNLAIPKNLTDAFLREWEKHPQNPVMTPPTGVEEDNFRDPSTAWHGKDGKWRVIVGAQNGDEGKTILYQSEDFVNWTVNPNPFFATDNTGVCECPDFFPVYINSTNGVDTSVDNSSVRHVLKISYLRKQHDYYFLGKYVSDKENFVPDVEFTGTSKDLRFDYGKFYASKSFFDYAKNRRILWGWVNESDSTQDDIEKGWAGLQTIPRKVWLDKSGKRLMQWPIEEIENLRHKQISITGEKLEGGSTLEISGINVSQVDVEVLFELPELESGDWLEDPSEVDPQLLCSKQHASRSGKIGPFGLLALASKDLTEETAVSFQIFRASNRYLCLMCSDQSRSSLRNDLDKTTYGTIFDIDPNLKTISLRTLIDKSIIESFGDGGKAVITSRVYPLLAIEKDAHLYVFNNGSQSVVISKLNAWSMKQAEIGHEGNINCA; from the exons ATGTACTACAAAGGTGTATACCACCTTTTCTACCAACATAATCCACTTGCAGCAACATTTGGTGATATAATTGTATGGGCTCATTCTGTATCCTATGATCTCATTAATTGGATTCATCTCAACATTGCTCTTGAACCAAGTGGACCTTATGACATCAATAGTTGTTGGTCAGGTTCAGCAACTATACTCCCAGGTGAAAAACCTGCTATTTTGTACACAGGAATTGATCACTATAAGAATGAAGTTCAGAACTTAGCTATACCAAAGAATCTAACAGACGCTTTCTTAAGGGAATGGGAAAAACACCCTCAAAATCCTGTGATGACTCCACCTACTGGAGTTGAAGAGGATAACTTTAGAGACCCTTCAACTGCATGGCATGGAAAAGATGGAAAATGGAGGGTAATTGTCGGTGCTCAAAATGGTGATGAAGGGAAAACCATTCTTTACCAAAGTGAGGATTTCGTTAATTGGACAGTGAATCCAAATCCATTTTTTGCAACAGATAATACTGGAGTTTGTGAATGTCCAGACTTTTTTCCTGTGTATATCAATAGTACAAATGGGGTGGATACATCTGTGGATAATTCAAGTGTTAGGCATGTTTTGAAGATAAGCTATCTAAGAAAACAGCATGACTACTATTTTCTTGGTAAATATGTTTCTGATAAGGAAAACTTTGTTCCTGATGTAGAGTTTACAGGAACTAGTAAAGATTTAAGATTTGACTATGGTAAATTTTATGCTTCAAAGTCATTTTTTGATTATGCTAAGAATAGAAGAATATTGTGGGGATGGGTGAATGAGTCTGACTCTACACAAGATGATATAGAGAAAGGATGGGCAGGTTTGCAG ACAATTCCAAGGAAAGTTTGGCTAGATAAAAGTGGGAAGAGATTGATGCAATGGCCAATTGAAGAAATAGAAAATCTAAGACACAAACAAATCAGTATTACAGGAGAGAAACTTGAGGGTGGATCAACTCTTGAAATCTCAGGAATCAATGTGTCACAG GTTGATGTAGAAGTGTTGTTTGAGCTACCTGAGCTAGAAAGTGGTGACTGGTTAGAAGATCCTAGTGAAGTTGATCCTCAACTACTATGTAGCAAACAACATGCATCAAGAAGTGGCAAAATAGGACCGTTTGGTTTGTTAGCTTTAGCTTCAAAGGATTTGACAGAGGAAACAGCAGTGTCTTTCCAAATATTTAGAGCGTCAAATAGATATTTATGTCTGATGTGCAGTGACCAGAGCAG GTCTTCATTGCGAAATGACCTTGATAAAACCACATATGGAACAATCTTCGACATAGATCCTAATCTCAAAACGATTTCACTTAGAACCTTG ATTGACAAGTCCATCATTGAGAGTTTTGGAGATGGAGGGAAAGCTGTGATAACAAGTAGAGTTTATCCCTTATTGGCTATAGAAAAAGATGCACATCTTTATGTATTCAACAATGGAAGTCAGAGTGTGGTTATCTCAAAACTGAATGCTTGGAGCATGAAGCAGGCAGAGATAGGCCATGAGGGAAATATAAATTGTGCTTAA
- the LOC11415277 gene encoding uncharacterized protein — translation MNTLSLHFYTPHSFLSLKPKPQPRIQCCSTNNNIIDDIDMVKTKQGTYEQKQNKVCVLWDLDNKPPRGPPYNAAVSLKNLAERFGDVTDISAYANRHAFIHLPQWVLNQRRERKNLDILERKGIINPPEPYVCSVCGRKCKTNVDLKKHFKQLHQRERQKKLNRLNSLKGKKRQKYKERFVSGDDKYNDAVREILKPKVGYGLASELRRAGVFVKTVEDKPQAADWALKKQMMHSMSRGIDWLFLVSDDSDFSEMLRKAREANLGTVVVGDVDRALGRHADLWVPWNAVENGEVMDMDLIPRNRDRRRTNSTSTTMDDFGDVLFFHEGEEMEDDFMLEYSDDDDFDEDSDEEDEDGFYIY, via the coding sequence ATGAATACTCTCTCCCTCCACTTCTACACCCCCCACTCCTTCCTCTCCCTCAAACCAAAACCCCAACCTCGTATCCAATGTTGTTCtaccaacaacaacataatcgaCGACATCGACATGGTAAAAACCAAACAAGGAACCTACGAACAAAAACAGAACAAAGTCTGTGTCCTCTGGGACCTCGACAACAAACCACCACGCGGACCACCCTACAACGCCGCCGTATCTCTCAAAAACCTCGCCGAACGTTTCGGCGACGTAACCGACATCTCCGCTTACGCCAACCGCCACGCTTTCATTCATCTCCCTCAATGGGTTCTCAACCAACGCCGTGAACGTAAAAACCTCGACATCCTCGAACGCAAAGGTATCATCAATCCACCTGAACCGTATGTATGTTCTGTCTGTGGTAGAAAATGTAAAACTAACGTAGATCTTAAGAAACACTTCAAACAGCTTCATCAACGTGAGAGACAGAAGAAGCTGAACCGTTTGAATTCTTTGAAGGGGAAGAAGAGGCAGAAGTATAAGGAGAGGTTTGTGAGTGGTGATGACAAGTATAATGATGCTGTTAGGGAGATTTTGAAACCGAAAGTTGGGTATGGTTTGGCTTCGGAGTTGAGGAGAGCGGGGGTGTTTGTGAAGACTGTGGAGGATAAACCACAGGCTGCTGATTGGGCTttgaagaagcagatgatgcaCTCTATGAGTAGAGGGATTGATTGGTTGTTTTTGGTTTCCGATGATTCCGATTTTAGTGAGATGTTGAGGAAGGCTAGAGAGGCTAATTTAGGTACTGTTGTTGTTGGGGATGTTGATAGGGCTTTAGGGAGGCATGCTGATTTGTGGGTGCCGTGGAATGCTGTTGAGAATGGTGAGGTTATGGATATGGATTTGATTCCTAGGAATAGAGATAGAAGAAGAACAAATTCAACATCCACAACAATGgatgattttggtgatgtgTTGTTTTTTCACGAGGGCGAGGAAATGGAAGACGATTTTATGTTGGAGTATAGTGATGATGACGATTTTGATGAGGATtctgatgaagaagatgaagatggattttatatttattga
- the LOC11422725 gene encoding LOW QUALITY PROTEIN: beta-fructofuranosidase, insoluble isoenzyme CWINV1 (The sequence of the model RefSeq protein was modified relative to this genomic sequence to represent the inferred CDS: inserted 1 base in 1 codon), with product MYYKGVYHLFYQYNPAAATFGHEKMVWGHSISNDLINWTHLNDAIVPTIPGDINSCWSGSATILPGEKPAMLYTGIDQNRHQVQNLAMPKNLSDPYLREWEKHPQNPLMTPPSGVEVGEFRDPSTAWQGKDGKWRVIIGAQNGDEGKIILYKSEDFVKWIVDPIPFFATDDTGVCECPDFFTVYINSTNGVDTTMENSSVRHXLKISYFRRHLDFYFIGNYVSDSDQEKFIPDVNYTGTCKDLRFDYGLFYASKSFFDYAKNRRILWGWVEENDSEQDEIDKGWAGLQTIPRKFWLDESGERLMQWPIEELEKLGGNQINITGETLQSGSTLEVKGITASQADVEVLFGLPDLQSAELLEPSETNPQELCKEQYASRKCMIGPFGLQALASKDQTEKTTISFRIYRVADHYKCLMISDQTRSSLRQDLKKLIYATIFDIDPNLKTISLRSLIDRSIIESFGDGGKACITNRVYPLLAIEKYAHLYVFNNGSQSVAISQLNAWSMKQAEFRVENSI from the exons ATGTACTATAAAGGAGTTTACCATTTATTCTACCA ATATAACCCTGCTGCAGCAACATTTGGTCATGAGAAAATGGTATGGGGTCATTCTATATCAAATGATCTCATAAATTGGACTCATCTAAATGATGCTATTGTACCAACTATACCTGGTGACATAAACAGTTGTTGGTCAGGTTCAGCCACTATACTCCCAGGTGAAAAACCTGCTATGTTGTATACAGGAATTGATCAAAATAGACACCAAGTTCAAAATTTAGCCATGCCAAAGAATCTGTCTGATCCTTACTTAAGGGAATGGGAAAAACATCCTCAAAATCCTTTGATGACTCCACCTAGTGGAGTTGAAGTCGGTGAATTCCGAGATCCTTCAACTGCATGGCAAGGAAAGGATGGAAAATGGAGGGTAATTATTGGTGCTCAAAATGGAGATGAAGGAAAAATTATTCTTTACAAAAGTGAGGATTTTGTTAAGTGGATAGTGGATCCTATACCTTTCTTTGCAACAGATGATACCGGAGTTTGTGAATGTCCGGATTTTTTTACTGTGTATATCAATAGTACAAATGGGGTGGATACAACTATGGAAAATTCAAGTGTTAGAC GTcttaaaataagctatttccGTAGACATCTTGACTTCTACTTTATTGGAAACTAtgtatctgattctgatcaggAAAAATTTATTCCTGATGTAAATTATACAGGAACTTGCAAAGACTTAAGATTTGACTATGGCCTTTTTTATGCTTCAAAGTCATTTTTTGACTATGCTAAGAATAGGAGAATATTATGGGGATGGGTGGAGGAAAATGACTCTGAACAAGATGAGATTGATAAAGGATGGGCTGGTTTACag ACTATTCCAAGGAAGTTTTGGCTTGATGAAAGTGGGGAGAGATTAATGCAGTGGCCAATTGAAGAGTTAGAAAAACTTGGTGGCAATCAAATCAATATCACTGGAGAAACACTCCAAAGTGGATCAACTCTTGAAGTAAAAGGTATCACTGCATCACAG GCTGATGTGGAAGTTTTGTTTGGGCTACCTGATCTACAAAGTGCTGAGCTGCTAGAACCAAGTGAAACTAATCCTCAAGAACTCTGTAAAGAACAATATGCATCAAGAAAATGCATGATAGGGCCATTTGGTTTGCAAGCCTTAGCATCAAAAGACCAGACAGAGAAGACTACAATATCTTTCCGGATATATAGAGTCGCGGATCATTATAAATGTTTGATGATAAGTGACCAGACCAG GTCTTCATTGAGGCAGGATCTTAAGAAACTCATATATGCAACTATCTTTGACATAGATCCCAATCTCAAAACAATTTCACTCAGAAGCCtg ATTGACCGGTCCATTATTGAGAGTTTTGGAGATGGAGGGAAAGCTTGCATAACAAATAGAGTTTATCCCTTATTGGCTATAGAGAAATATGCACATCTTTATGTATTCAACAATGGAAGCCAAAGTGTGGCTATTTCACAACTAAATGCTTGGAGCATGAAGCAAGCAGAGTTTAGAGTGGAAAACAGTATATAG